The nucleotide window TGATACCTGTTGCTTGTTGCTTAACATTATAACTTTGTTGATTCAAAGGTTTAAACGCTGTTAAAGTAATCAAAGGAATTGCTAAACTTAAAATACCTAAAATAAATATTGAAAATAAAGATATTATCTTTTTCATAAATACAACTCCTAACTATACAATGTTTTAGAAACAATAAAGGCAAGAATATATAAACTTGAAATCGTAAGCATTAGTGGATGAGAAAATAAAATTGCCATTTTACCAAACAACGAAAGTAACCAATTATCTGAATTGTATAAATCCATAATAATGTTTTTTGCTGATGTTAATTGATTTATAATAACTGTTATAAAACCTGTACCAAAAATAGCTATTGCTGCAACTAATAAAACTAATCTAATCATTATTTATGTATCCTTCTATATGCTTGTTCTCTCGTTTTTGCTTGTTTAGCTAAACTTGATAATTGTTGTTTATTACGATTAATTTTAAATTGTTTACGTTCTTTAACATGTTTTTGTATACCTTGTTTAGTATCTGAAACTCCACGAGCTGTTGCAGAATATAATTTTGATGTACTATTTTGAACAGTTGAACCTAATTCATTATATTGTGTTGATGTACCATGAATAGCATAAATAGATAACTTAACAACCATAAAAAAGATAATAAAATAAGCAATTGTCGTATTTGTCATTGGTAATTTTGTATTTCAAATTACATCAAAAATAAACAAAAATACATCAAAAATAAAACTAAAAATTTTGTCTCAATTACTATTATTCTCAGCAAATAAATTAATCATCTTTACCACTTCCTTTTTCTTTTTTAGGTTTTAAATTTTTCTTTAAAATATCAA belongs to Spiroplasma melliferum and includes:
- a CDS encoding Spiroplasmavirus-related protein translates to MIRLVLLVAAIAIFGTGFITVIINQLTSAKNIIMDLYNSDNWLLSLFGKMAILFSHPLMLTISSLYILAFIVSKTLYS
- a CDS encoding Spiroplasmavirus-related protein, translated to MINLFAENNSNWDKIFSFIFDVFLFIFDVIWNTKLPMTNTTIAYFIIFFMVVKLSIYAIHGTSTQYNELGSTVQNSTSKLYSATARGVSDTKQGIQKHVKERKQFKINRNKQQLSSLAKQAKTREQAYRRIHK